Proteins from a genomic interval of Luteolibacter sp. Y139:
- a CDS encoding efflux RND transporter permease subunit, with amino-acid sequence MSISEPFIRRPIATTLLTIGILLVGLVCFPLLPVAPLPQVEFPTIQVSANLPGGSPETMASSVATPLENQLALIPGVTQMTSASGLGNVQITIQFDLTKNIDAAAQEVQAAISAAAGQLPTNLPSPPNFRKVNPADSPILMLSLISDVLPLTEVSDYAANVVAQQISQLSGVAQVDVMGEQKPAVRVQVDPAKLAAVGLSLDDVRGVIASATINSPKGTINGPRQSFSIYANDQLLKAEPYNDLILAYRKGAPIRVRDVGRAVDGPETARSSALVNNRPGVGLVIRKEASANVIETIKRINDLLPSLRASIPPAMSIDLLSDRSRTIRASVSEVEFHLVLTVILVTVVVFAFLRDIRATLIASAVVPVSIIATFAVMKLLGFSLNNLSLMALTISVGFVIDDAIVMLENIYRYIEEGMKPMDAALKGAKQVGFTILSITFSLIAVFIPVLLMGGIVGRLFREFAVTVTAAVMVSCFVSLTFVPMLCSRFLRHFNPATGKGPRALLERGLEKFFGGLERTYEAMLHAVLRHRKITLFSLVITVALTGFVAMKMPKGFFPQQDTGLMNATAEASPDISYDAMFARVQQVGDILKKDPAVLAFQNRLGSGGRGGGSMNSARFFITLKERDQRDPVSVVMNRLRQATSNIPGLTVFFQAQQDLNLGGISSKTQFQYTLRDSDMDELNEWAPKIMETMKKLPQLRDVTSDQESAAPALTVEIDRQAASRFGIPAQDINSALYNSFGERQITQFYTQVSQYKVIIEVSPELQKDTSTFDKIFLKSPLTGGQVPLSSLVTFSTGASKPLTVNHLGKFPSVTISFNLASGVALGDAVTVVENATAEMGIPATVTGSFQGTAQAFQDSLKSQPLLIAAAIVAIYIILGMLYESYIHPLTILSTLPSAGLGALLTLWAFGHDVGVIAIIGILLLIGIVKKNAIMMIDFAIEAERDHGVEPEKAIFDACVKRFRPILMTTLAAMIGGIPLALGHGDGSELRQPLGYAIVGGLALSQLLTLFTTPVVYLMFDGILLRARKLRKHHQPDDLDNAGSQPA; translated from the coding sequence ATGAGCATTTCCGAACCCTTCATCCGTCGCCCCATCGCGACCACGCTTCTGACCATCGGCATCCTGCTGGTGGGTCTCGTGTGCTTCCCACTGCTGCCGGTCGCCCCACTGCCGCAGGTGGAGTTCCCCACCATCCAGGTCTCCGCGAACCTGCCCGGAGGAAGTCCGGAAACCATGGCATCCTCGGTGGCCACGCCGTTGGAAAACCAGCTCGCCCTGATCCCCGGCGTCACCCAGATGACGTCTGCCAGCGGCTTGGGCAACGTTCAGATCACGATTCAGTTCGATCTCACCAAGAACATCGACGCCGCCGCGCAGGAGGTCCAGGCGGCCATTAGCGCCGCCGCCGGCCAGCTTCCCACCAACCTTCCCAGCCCGCCCAATTTCCGGAAGGTCAATCCCGCGGACTCACCCATCCTGATGCTCAGCCTCATCTCGGATGTGCTGCCGCTGACCGAAGTGAGCGACTACGCCGCGAACGTGGTGGCCCAGCAGATTTCCCAGCTCAGCGGCGTGGCTCAGGTCGATGTGATGGGTGAGCAAAAGCCCGCAGTTCGTGTTCAGGTCGATCCCGCCAAGCTCGCCGCTGTCGGCCTCAGCCTCGACGACGTCCGCGGCGTGATCGCTTCCGCCACCATCAATTCTCCCAAAGGCACGATCAATGGTCCGCGCCAAAGCTTCTCCATCTACGCAAATGACCAGCTCCTGAAGGCGGAGCCCTACAACGACCTCATCCTCGCCTATCGCAAGGGCGCTCCCATCCGCGTCCGCGATGTCGGCCGCGCCGTCGATGGACCGGAGACCGCTCGCTCCTCCGCCCTCGTGAATAACCGGCCCGGCGTCGGCCTCGTCATTCGCAAGGAAGCATCTGCCAACGTGATCGAGACGATCAAACGCATCAACGATCTCCTGCCCTCGCTGCGCGCATCAATCCCGCCGGCCATGAGCATCGATCTCCTGAGCGATCGCAGCCGCACCATCCGCGCCTCGGTGTCGGAGGTAGAGTTCCACCTCGTCCTTACGGTCATCCTCGTCACCGTCGTGGTCTTCGCCTTCCTGCGGGATATCCGCGCCACCCTGATCGCCAGCGCGGTGGTGCCCGTGTCCATCATCGCAACCTTCGCGGTCATGAAGCTCCTCGGCTTCAGCCTGAACAATCTCTCGCTGATGGCCCTGACCATCTCAGTAGGCTTTGTGATCGATGACGCGATCGTGATGCTGGAGAACATCTACCGCTACATCGAGGAAGGCATGAAGCCGATGGACGCCGCCCTCAAGGGCGCGAAGCAAGTCGGCTTCACCATTCTCTCCATCACCTTCTCGCTCATTGCCGTCTTCATTCCCGTGCTGCTCATGGGCGGCATCGTCGGCCGCCTCTTCCGCGAGTTCGCGGTAACGGTCACCGCTGCCGTGATGGTCTCCTGCTTTGTCTCGCTGACCTTCGTGCCGATGCTCTGCTCGCGCTTCCTGAGGCACTTCAATCCCGCCACCGGAAAGGGACCCCGCGCCCTTCTGGAGCGAGGGCTGGAGAAATTCTTCGGCGGCTTGGAGCGCACCTACGAAGCAATGCTGCACGCGGTACTCCGCCATCGGAAGATCACGCTCTTCTCCCTGGTAATCACCGTCGCACTGACCGGCTTCGTTGCCATGAAAATGCCAAAGGGCTTCTTCCCCCAACAGGACACCGGCCTGATGAATGCCACTGCGGAGGCATCTCCTGACATTTCTTACGATGCCATGTTTGCTCGAGTGCAGCAGGTCGGCGATATCCTCAAGAAAGATCCCGCCGTGCTGGCCTTCCAGAACCGCCTCGGCTCCGGCGGGCGCGGTGGCGGCTCGATGAATAGCGCCCGGTTTTTCATCACTCTCAAGGAACGCGACCAGCGCGACCCCGTGAGCGTGGTTATGAACCGGCTGCGCCAAGCCACGTCAAACATCCCCGGTCTCACCGTCTTCTTCCAGGCACAGCAGGACCTCAATCTCGGCGGCATCTCCTCCAAGACCCAGTTCCAGTATACCCTGCGGGATTCCGACATGGATGAGCTGAACGAGTGGGCGCCGAAGATCATGGAGACCATGAAGAAGCTCCCACAACTGCGCGACGTGACCTCCGACCAGGAGTCCGCCGCCCCTGCCCTCACCGTGGAGATCGATCGCCAGGCAGCCAGCCGTTTCGGCATCCCGGCCCAGGACATTAACTCCGCCCTCTACAATTCCTTCGGCGAGCGCCAGATCACGCAGTTCTACACCCAGGTCAGCCAATACAAGGTCATCATCGAAGTCTCGCCGGAGCTTCAGAAAGACACATCCACCTTCGACAAGATTTTCCTCAAGTCCCCGCTCACCGGCGGACAGGTCCCGCTTTCGTCCCTGGTGACTTTCTCCACCGGAGCCAGCAAGCCGCTCACGGTGAATCACCTCGGCAAGTTCCCCTCGGTCACCATCTCCTTCAATCTCGCGTCGGGCGTGGCACTCGGCGACGCCGTCACCGTTGTGGAGAATGCCACTGCGGAAATGGGCATTCCCGCCACCGTCACCGGCAGCTTCCAAGGCACCGCACAGGCCTTCCAGGATTCGCTGAAGTCGCAGCCGCTGCTGATCGCCGCAGCGATCGTCGCGATCTACATCATCCTCGGCATGCTCTACGAGAGCTACATCCATCCGCTGACCATCCTCTCCACCCTGCCCTCCGCCGGCCTCGGTGCGCTGCTCACCCTATGGGCCTTCGGCCATGATGTCGGCGTGATTGCCATCATCGGCATCCTGCTCCTCATCGGCATCGTGAAGAAAAACGCGATCATGATGATCGACTTCGCCATCGAGGCCGAGCGTGACCATGGCGTGGAACCGGAGAAGGCCATCTTCGACGCCTGCGTCAAACGCTTCCGGCCCATCCTCATGACGACCCTCGCCGCGATGATCGGCGGCATTCCGCTCGCCCTCGGCCACGGCGATGGCTCGGAACTCCGTCAGCCGCTCGGCTACGCGATCGTCGGTGGCCTCGCCCTCAGCCAATTGCTCACGCTCTTCACCACACCGGTCGTCTATCTCATGTTCGACGGCATCCTCCTGCGCGCCAGAAAGCTGCGGAAGCATCATCAGCCAGATGACCTCGACAACGCGGGATCTCAGCCTGCCTGA
- a CDS encoding efflux RND transporter periplasmic adaptor subunit, whose product MKKVVWFLIFLLVLTGAYFARQRMNTAADSQSRGSSGGASRPVPVTVAKVVKKDIPIWLEGIGNVQAANTVTVRPRVGGTLESINFTEGAIVKEGDVLARIDPRPFESVLAQAKAKKAQDEAQLANAKTILTRAETLVKENAISRQVVDQAEASATQLEAQVKADQAAIDAAQLDLDFTTVRAPISGRTGVRMVDAGNVVTASQAEGLVVLTEMQPISVIFTLPQRHLSDLRPHMKPGAAELSVQAEDEDDTLLDEGQLKLVDNQIDNTTGTLKLKASFPNKDYTLWPGQYVNARVLVETKKDALVVPAEAVQPGLKGPFVYLVKDDNTVEARQTKTGVTLDGLTVIEDGLQVGDRVVREGQTKLKPGAAVTTNKSES is encoded by the coding sequence ATGAAGAAAGTCGTTTGGTTCCTGATCTTCCTGCTGGTTCTCACCGGCGCCTATTTCGCGCGCCAGCGGATGAATACCGCCGCGGACAGCCAGAGCCGCGGCTCCTCCGGTGGTGCCTCACGGCCCGTGCCGGTGACCGTCGCGAAGGTCGTGAAGAAGGACATCCCGATCTGGCTCGAAGGCATCGGCAATGTCCAGGCGGCCAATACCGTGACCGTCCGTCCCCGGGTCGGCGGCACCTTGGAAAGCATCAACTTCACCGAGGGAGCGATCGTCAAGGAAGGCGACGTGCTCGCCCGGATCGATCCTCGGCCGTTCGAATCCGTGCTGGCCCAAGCGAAGGCAAAAAAGGCCCAGGATGAAGCGCAGCTCGCCAATGCCAAAACCATCCTCACCCGGGCTGAGACCCTCGTGAAAGAGAACGCGATCAGCCGGCAAGTGGTCGATCAGGCGGAAGCCTCCGCGACTCAGTTGGAAGCCCAGGTGAAAGCCGACCAGGCAGCCATCGATGCCGCCCAACTGGATCTCGATTTCACCACCGTCCGCGCCCCCATCTCCGGCCGCACCGGCGTGCGCATGGTCGATGCCGGCAACGTCGTCACCGCCAGCCAGGCGGAAGGCTTGGTCGTGCTTACCGAGATGCAGCCCATCTCGGTCATCTTCACCCTGCCCCAGCGCCACCTCTCCGACCTTCGGCCGCACATGAAACCCGGTGCCGCGGAACTCTCCGTCCAAGCTGAGGATGAGGATGACACCCTGCTTGATGAAGGTCAGCTCAAGCTGGTGGACAACCAGATCGACAACACCACCGGCACCCTGAAGCTCAAGGCTTCCTTCCCGAATAAAGACTACACCCTCTGGCCCGGCCAATACGTCAATGCACGCGTGCTGGTCGAGACGAAGAAGGACGCCTTGGTCGTGCCCGCGGAAGCCGTGCAGCCGGGACTCAAGGGCCCCTTCGTCTATCTGGTGAAAGATGATAATACCGTGGAGGCGCGCCAGACGAAGACCGGCGTCACCCTGGACGGACTCACGGTGATCGAGGACGGCCTTCAAGTCGGCGACCGCGTGGTGCGAGAAGGCCAGACCAAGCTAAAGCCCGGTGCCGCGGTCACCACCAACAAGTCGGAATCATGA
- a CDS encoding response regulator, translating into MEPLPHIAVVDDHGEIRELLVRYLGQHGYRVSAAASAAEFRGMMARGEVPDLAVLDIMMPGEDGLSLCRHLRSGSTLPVIFLTAMAEDTDRIVGLELGADDYLVKPFNPRELLARIRAVLRRTGGDPAEGEKPVAKGSSVRFGDKVFDMTRHEVTGPDGVAVPLSTAEYRLLCVFLEHAGKVLSRDALLDLTSGREAEAWDRSIDNQVSRLRRKIEEDPKNPVLIKTFWGDGYCFTGEVTPA; encoded by the coding sequence ATGGAACCGCTTCCGCACATCGCCGTGGTGGACGATCACGGGGAGATCCGAGAGCTGCTGGTGCGCTATCTGGGCCAGCACGGCTACCGGGTGAGCGCGGCTGCCAGCGCGGCGGAATTCCGGGGAATGATGGCTCGCGGGGAGGTGCCGGATTTGGCGGTGCTGGATATCATGATGCCGGGAGAGGATGGGCTGTCGCTGTGCCGTCACCTGCGGTCGGGGTCCACGCTGCCGGTGATTTTTCTAACAGCGATGGCGGAGGATACGGACCGGATTGTGGGTCTGGAGTTGGGTGCGGACGATTATCTCGTGAAGCCTTTCAATCCGCGTGAGCTGCTGGCTCGCATTCGTGCGGTGCTGCGCCGGACCGGGGGCGATCCCGCGGAAGGCGAGAAGCCGGTCGCGAAAGGGAGCAGCGTGCGCTTCGGCGACAAGGTCTTCGACATGACGCGCCATGAGGTCACGGGTCCTGATGGCGTGGCGGTGCCACTGAGCACCGCCGAGTATCGGCTGCTGTGCGTCTTTCTGGAGCATGCGGGCAAGGTGCTGAGCCGTGATGCGCTGCTGGATCTAACAAGCGGTCGCGAGGCGGAGGCATGGGACCGGAGCATCGACAACCAGGTCAGCCGCCTGCGCCGGAAGATCGAGGAGGATCCGAAGAATCCCGTCCTCATCAAGACCTTCTGGGGCGATGGCTACTGCTTCACCGGGGAGGTGACACCGGCATGA
- a CDS encoding ATP-binding protein, which produces MKRLWMKSLTGQWIALLLLSLVFSQLVFLAIYRDEQLRTVSLLRRDEFVSRSGSVARLLDAAGPDLHDDIVKAASTSAVRFWLAAGPESDPLTWQKQALERMMEASRPPPPGSLELQGGLKWEALPVDEWRGGSPATLLHLEKWNGFGLTTRIHDGVWLHSVYAKPGPVTGPPGSYYVSMGITAAALCLVTALIANRVGRPLRRLTEAAEKLGRGEETEPLPEEGADDIRRTATAFNRMQSRIRRYVEDRTGIMAAISHDLRTPITSLRLQAEFVTDDETRDKLVSTLDEMKAITEASLAFAREEASAGVTRTVDLHALLESQCEDLQLLGWKVEFSGDEPLPWRCRPDALRRAARNVIENAVRYGGVARVSTRTAAGMLEILVDDDGPGIPAQDMERVFTPFVRLEESRNRSTGGTGLGLPIARSILRNHGGDLILENRQGGGLRAVMQLPGA; this is translated from the coding sequence ATGAAACGCCTGTGGATGAAAAGTCTCACGGGGCAGTGGATCGCGCTGCTGCTGCTGTCGCTGGTGTTCTCGCAGCTGGTGTTCCTCGCGATCTATCGGGATGAGCAATTGCGCACGGTCTCGCTGCTGAGGCGGGATGAATTCGTATCGCGCTCAGGCTCGGTGGCGAGGCTGCTGGACGCGGCGGGGCCGGATCTACACGACGACATTGTTAAGGCGGCGAGCACCAGTGCGGTGAGGTTCTGGCTGGCCGCTGGCCCCGAGTCCGACCCGCTGACGTGGCAAAAGCAGGCGCTGGAGCGCATGATGGAAGCGAGCCGTCCTCCACCGCCCGGAAGCTTGGAATTGCAGGGCGGGCTGAAGTGGGAGGCGCTGCCTGTGGACGAGTGGAGAGGTGGCTCGCCGGCGACCTTGTTGCACTTGGAGAAATGGAATGGCTTTGGTCTGACGACCCGGATTCACGACGGGGTTTGGCTGCACTCGGTCTATGCTAAGCCGGGGCCGGTGACGGGTCCTCCCGGATCGTATTATGTTTCGATGGGGATCACGGCCGCGGCGCTGTGTCTGGTAACCGCGCTGATCGCGAACCGGGTGGGGCGACCCCTGCGGCGTCTAACGGAAGCGGCGGAGAAGCTCGGGCGTGGCGAAGAGACCGAGCCGCTGCCGGAGGAGGGAGCGGATGATATTCGACGGACCGCGACGGCATTCAACCGCATGCAGTCCCGGATCAGGCGCTACGTGGAGGACCGCACCGGCATCATGGCCGCGATCAGCCACGACCTGCGCACGCCGATCACTTCGCTGCGCCTGCAAGCGGAGTTCGTGACCGATGATGAAACCCGCGACAAGCTGGTGTCCACGCTGGATGAGATGAAGGCGATCACCGAGGCGAGCCTGGCCTTTGCGCGCGAGGAAGCCTCGGCGGGTGTCACGCGGACGGTGGATTTGCACGCGTTGCTAGAGAGCCAGTGCGAGGATTTGCAATTGCTCGGCTGGAAAGTGGAGTTCAGCGGGGATGAGCCCTTGCCCTGGCGCTGTCGGCCGGACGCGCTGCGGCGGGCCGCGAGGAACGTCATCGAGAATGCCGTGCGCTATGGTGGTGTGGCGCGGGTCAGCACCAGGACCGCGGCGGGAATGCTGGAGATCCTGGTGGATGATGACGGTCCGGGAATTCCAGCACAAGACATGGAGCGGGTATTCACGCCCTTCGTGAGGTTGGAGGAATCGCGCAATCGCTCGACGGGAGGCACGGGACTCGGCCTACCGATCGCGCGGTCGATCCTGAGAAATCACGGCGGGGATTTGATCCTGGAGAACCGGCAAGGCGGTGGCTTGCGGGCAGTCATGCAATTGCCCGGCGCGTGA
- a CDS encoding acyl-CoA dehydrogenase family protein — MHDTLIDTSKMSAGQRAALELAESSRDTRELSGFAASIFDGSPDFSLIFPFPQQSAADRSEGDAFLEKLAAFLRDHTDPDAIDREGEIPDAVFDGLAKLGAFGIKIPRDYGGLGLSQTNYSRAAMLLGGHCGNLTALLSAHQSIGIPQPLLAFGTAEQKRKYLPQCAAGSVSAFALTEIDVGSDPARMKTSARLSDDGSHWILDGEKLWCTNGLKAKHLIVMARTPLPDKPNAITAFIVEMTWPGVDIITRCRFMGLKALYNGVIRFTGVKVPRENVVLGEGKGLKVALTTLNTGRLTLPAACVGLLDRCLEITVPWSREREQWGQAIGKHESIAGKLANLAADAFATESLVLYTSSLVDADKKADIRLEAAIAKLWGTEAGWRGADSTMQIKGGRGYETADSLRSRGEKPDPVERLLRDCRINTIFEGSTEIMHLFIAREALDPHLRRGAAALDTRKPLSERAKTGLRAGMFYAGWYPKRWLPLSRGIPSNLDPQLRRGLAKTASLSRKLARTLFHAMALNGPKLERRQLLLGRLVDAGSELLAMTVSAARAHALGDDASLQTARFICHRGEQRVKSLFAEASDKRDAEAYRLAKRLIS, encoded by the coding sequence ATGCACGACACCCTGATTGATACGAGCAAGATGTCCGCCGGTCAGCGGGCGGCCTTGGAACTCGCCGAGTCGTCTCGCGACACTCGCGAACTGTCTGGCTTCGCAGCCTCGATCTTCGATGGTTCGCCGGACTTCTCGCTCATCTTCCCCTTCCCTCAGCAATCCGCTGCCGACCGGAGCGAAGGCGATGCCTTCCTCGAAAAGCTCGCCGCATTCCTCCGTGACCACACCGATCCCGATGCGATCGACCGCGAGGGCGAGATCCCCGATGCCGTCTTCGATGGCCTCGCCAAGCTCGGGGCCTTCGGCATCAAGATCCCCCGCGACTATGGCGGCCTCGGCCTGTCGCAGACGAACTACTCACGTGCCGCGATGCTCCTGGGCGGCCACTGTGGCAATCTCACCGCCCTCCTTTCGGCCCATCAATCCATCGGCATCCCGCAACCGCTCCTCGCCTTCGGAACGGCAGAGCAAAAGAGAAAGTATCTCCCCCAATGCGCCGCAGGCTCCGTCTCTGCCTTCGCTCTAACCGAAATCGACGTCGGCTCGGATCCCGCCCGGATGAAGACCTCGGCACGGCTTTCCGACGATGGCAGTCACTGGATTCTCGATGGTGAGAAACTCTGGTGCACCAATGGCCTCAAGGCCAAGCACCTCATCGTGATGGCCCGCACCCCCTTGCCGGACAAGCCAAACGCCATCACCGCTTTCATTGTCGAGATGACATGGCCCGGAGTGGACATCATCACCCGCTGCCGCTTCATGGGGCTCAAGGCCCTCTACAATGGCGTGATCCGCTTCACCGGCGTGAAGGTGCCGCGCGAAAACGTGGTCCTCGGCGAAGGCAAGGGCCTCAAGGTCGCACTGACCACGCTCAATACCGGCCGCCTCACCTTGCCCGCCGCCTGCGTCGGACTACTGGATCGCTGCCTAGAGATCACCGTGCCCTGGTCCCGCGAACGCGAACAATGGGGCCAGGCGATCGGCAAGCACGAGTCCATCGCCGGCAAGCTCGCCAACCTCGCGGCCGATGCCTTCGCTACTGAATCCCTCGTACTTTACACCTCATCCTTGGTCGATGCCGACAAGAAGGCTGATATCCGCCTCGAAGCGGCCATCGCCAAGCTCTGGGGCACCGAAGCAGGCTGGCGTGGTGCCGACTCGACCATGCAGATCAAGGGCGGCCGCGGCTACGAGACCGCCGACTCTCTCCGCTCCCGCGGCGAGAAGCCGGACCCAGTAGAACGGCTGCTGCGCGACTGCCGCATCAACACCATCTTCGAAGGCTCCACGGAAATCATGCACCTCTTCATCGCGCGCGAAGCACTCGATCCCCACCTGCGCCGTGGTGCCGCAGCTCTCGACACCCGGAAGCCTCTGTCCGAACGCGCGAAGACGGGCCTCCGCGCGGGCATGTTCTACGCCGGCTGGTATCCAAAGCGCTGGCTTCCCCTCTCACGCGGCATTCCTTCGAATCTCGATCCACAGTTGCGCCGCGGCTTGGCCAAGACCGCATCACTCAGTCGCAAGCTCGCCCGCACCCTTTTCCACGCCATGGCGCTCAACGGCCCGAAGCTCGAACGACGCCAGCTCTTGTTAGGCCGGCTGGTCGATGCCGGTTCGGAGTTGCTTGCCATGACCGTCTCCGCCGCAAGGGCGCACGCCTTGGGCGATGACGCCTCGCTCCAGACCGCGCGCTTCATCTGCCATCGCGGCGAACAGCGGGTGAAATCACTGTTCGCCGAGGCATCGGACAAGCGGGATGCCGAAGCCTACCGGCTGGCAAAACGCCTGATCTCCTGA
- a CDS encoding 3-hydroxyacyl-CoA dehydrogenase NAD-binding domain-containing protein, whose protein sequence is MPHFHFQLNGTHGVLTFDREGSSANIFDRPALVELNEKLDALSAHPELTGLIIRSAKPSIFIAGADLKVLSSLQGDDLRDLIELGQATFEKLARLPYVTVAAIHGACVGGGCELALACDWRVASDASVTKIGLPETNLGILPAWGGTTRLPRLIGLPKALPIILGGKVMAAGAAKAKGLVDAVVPKENLDAYALTFLDRGKRHLKPFFHLHNPLSIAIIGAKARSALRAKSRGLYPGPEAALDVALASCSGPIKEGFRREKEAILKLAPRPETRQLLRLFFLQERAKKHRFVAAEPRKIGQCAVIGAGVMGAGIAYWLSTRGHDVILRDLDDDALARGMKSIARNYDESRSRRILTPTAAARGMDRIHPSATPVPLDRCDLVIEAAVERLDIKQKVFADLSSRVRPDTILATNTSALPVHELASVITHPERLVGLHFFNPVHRMPLVEVVRTATTSDETLATAVAFVRSLGKLPVVVRDAPGFLVNRILMPYLVEAARIFERGGDPKAIDDAMLDFGMPMGPLRLLDEVGLDVSAHVARTLAEAFPDRMKVPDLLEKLIARGQLGRKSGAGFYSYDHNEATPNPAALALRTGNEPAPSDVAARLNHAMSQEARLCLSEGIAETADDIDLAMVLGTGYAPFRGGPLQDELKHPS, encoded by the coding sequence ATGCCACACTTCCATTTCCAACTCAACGGCACCCACGGCGTCCTCACCTTCGATCGCGAAGGTTCCTCCGCCAATATCTTCGACCGCCCCGCCTTGGTCGAACTCAACGAGAAGCTCGATGCCCTCTCCGCTCACCCGGAACTCACCGGCCTGATCATCCGCTCTGCCAAGCCTTCCATCTTCATCGCAGGCGCAGACCTGAAAGTGCTTTCCTCTCTTCAAGGAGATGACTTGCGCGACCTGATCGAGCTCGGCCAAGCGACCTTCGAGAAACTCGCGCGCCTCCCCTACGTCACCGTTGCCGCCATCCATGGAGCCTGCGTCGGCGGTGGTTGTGAACTTGCCCTCGCCTGCGACTGGCGCGTCGCGAGCGATGCCTCGGTCACCAAGATCGGCCTGCCTGAAACCAATCTCGGCATTCTCCCTGCCTGGGGTGGAACCACCCGGCTCCCCCGCCTCATCGGCCTTCCGAAAGCCTTGCCCATCATCCTCGGTGGCAAGGTGATGGCCGCCGGCGCTGCGAAGGCAAAAGGCCTCGTCGACGCCGTCGTTCCCAAGGAAAACCTCGATGCCTACGCCCTGACCTTCCTCGACCGCGGCAAGCGCCACTTGAAGCCTTTCTTCCATCTGCACAATCCACTCTCCATCGCCATCATCGGTGCCAAGGCTCGCTCGGCACTGCGCGCCAAGTCCCGCGGCCTCTATCCCGGTCCCGAGGCGGCTCTCGACGTGGCGCTGGCCTCCTGCAGCGGACCGATCAAGGAAGGCTTTCGCCGCGAAAAGGAAGCGATCCTGAAACTCGCGCCACGCCCGGAAACGCGACAGCTTCTGCGGCTGTTCTTTCTCCAGGAGCGGGCGAAAAAGCACCGTTTCGTCGCCGCCGAACCACGCAAGATCGGCCAGTGCGCAGTGATCGGCGCGGGTGTCATGGGCGCGGGCATCGCCTACTGGCTCAGCACCCGCGGCCACGATGTCATCCTTCGCGATCTCGACGATGACGCCCTCGCCCGTGGCATGAAGTCGATCGCCAGAAACTACGACGAGTCTCGTAGCCGCCGCATCCTCACGCCCACCGCCGCAGCCCGCGGCATGGATCGAATCCACCCGTCCGCAACTCCCGTCCCCCTCGACCGCTGCGACCTCGTGATCGAAGCCGCCGTGGAGCGGCTCGATATCAAACAAAAGGTCTTCGCCGATCTCTCATCACGCGTCCGTCCGGACACCATCCTTGCGACCAATACCTCGGCATTGCCCGTCCACGAACTCGCCAGCGTCATCACCCATCCTGAGCGACTGGTCGGCCTGCACTTCTTCAATCCCGTCCACCGTATGCCCTTGGTGGAGGTCGTCCGAACGGCCACCACGTCCGATGAAACGCTCGCCACCGCGGTCGCCTTCGTCCGTTCACTCGGAAAGTTGCCCGTGGTAGTGCGCGATGCTCCCGGCTTCTTGGTGAACCGCATCCTCATGCCCTACCTCGTGGAAGCCGCCAGGATCTTCGAACGCGGCGGCGACCCCAAGGCCATCGACGATGCGATGCTCGACTTCGGCATGCCGATGGGACCGCTGCGCCTGCTCGATGAAGTCGGACTCGATGTCTCCGCCCACGTCGCCCGGACCTTGGCCGAAGCCTTTCCCGACAGGATGAAAGTTCCCGATCTGTTGGAAAAGCTCATCGCCCGAGGCCAACTCGGTCGCAAGTCCGGTGCAGGCTTCTATAGCTACGATCACAACGAAGCCACGCCCAATCCAGCCGCACTCGCCCTCCGAACCGGAAATGAACCCGCACCCTCCGACGTCGCCGCGCGGCTCAATCACGCGATGAGCCAGGAAGCCCGTCTCTGCCTCAGCGAAGGCATCGCCGAAACGGCCGACGACATCGATCTCGCGATGGTTCTCGGCACCGGCTACGCGCCATTCCGTGGCGGCCCCCTTCAGGACGAACTCAAACACCCCTCTTGA